Proteins from a genomic interval of Gordonia sp. SL306:
- a CDS encoding dTDP-4-dehydrorhamnose 3,5-epimerase family protein, with translation MKLRPLSIDGAWELTPVQHGDARGLFAEVFKGDLLEEAIGHRLDLAQVNLSVSAAGVLRGVHFADVPPGQAKYVTCASGAILDVIVDIRVGSPTFGTYDTVLLDDVDRRAVYLSEGLGHAFCSLADGSTVTYLCSTGYNPGAEHGINPLDPELGIEWPTAARDGTPLDYELSEKDTAAPGLSAARESGLLPEYADVTAYLRSLATDPPLG, from the coding sequence ATGAAGCTGCGACCACTGTCCATCGACGGTGCATGGGAACTCACACCCGTCCAGCACGGCGATGCCCGCGGGCTGTTCGCGGAGGTGTTCAAGGGCGATCTGCTCGAGGAGGCGATCGGTCACCGGCTCGACCTCGCGCAGGTGAACCTCTCGGTGTCGGCGGCCGGCGTGCTGCGCGGCGTCCATTTCGCCGACGTCCCGCCCGGGCAGGCCAAATATGTCACGTGTGCGTCCGGTGCCATCCTCGACGTCATCGTCGACATCCGGGTCGGGTCACCGACGTTCGGCACCTACGACACCGTGCTGCTCGACGACGTGGACCGTCGCGCGGTGTACCTGTCCGAGGGGCTCGGCCACGCATTCTGTTCCCTCGCCGACGGTTCCACCGTCACCTACCTCTGCTCGACCGGATACAACCCGGGCGCCGAGCACGGCATCAACCCGCTCGATCCGGAACTCGGCATCGAGTGGCCGACGGCTGCCCGCGACGGCACGCCGCTCGACTACGAACTCTCCGAGAAGGACACGGCCGCACCGGGCCTCTCGGCCGCCCGTGAGAGTGGGCTGTTACCGGAGTACGCCGACGTGACGGCCTATCTGCGATCGTTGGCGACCGATCCGCCACTCGGGTAG
- the rfbB gene encoding dTDP-glucose 4,6-dehydratase, protein MRVLVTGGAGFIGANFVLRTLEQRPDVEITVLDKLTYAANPATLASVSDRIDLVKGDIADADLVDDLVAATDLVVHFAAESHNDNSLADPSAFVQTNLVGTYSLLEAVRRHGVRYHHISTDEVYGDLDLDDPARFTEATAYNPSSPYSSTKAGSDLLVRAWVRSFGLAATISNCSNNYGPYQHIEKFIPRQITNVLSGVRPKLYGDGLNVRDWIHVDDHNDAVWTIIDKGEIGETYLIGADGEVNNRTVVETVLELLGQPADAFDFVTDRPGHDRRYAIDSTRLRTELGWRPQYVDFSAGISATIDWYRDHTDWWQPDKQAVEQGYAATEKVIR, encoded by the coding sequence ATGCGGGTTCTGGTCACCGGGGGTGCCGGTTTCATCGGCGCCAATTTCGTGCTGCGGACCCTCGAGCAGCGCCCCGACGTCGAGATCACGGTGCTCGACAAGCTGACCTACGCCGCCAACCCGGCCACCCTGGCGTCGGTGTCCGATCGCATCGACCTCGTCAAGGGCGACATCGCCGACGCCGACCTCGTCGACGACCTGGTGGCGGCCACCGATCTGGTGGTGCATTTCGCCGCCGAATCCCACAACGACAACTCACTGGCCGACCCGTCGGCATTCGTGCAGACCAACCTGGTCGGCACCTACAGCCTGCTCGAGGCGGTCCGCCGTCATGGCGTGCGGTATCACCACATCAGCACCGACGAGGTCTACGGCGATCTCGACCTCGACGATCCGGCCCGGTTCACCGAGGCCACCGCCTACAACCCGTCGAGTCCCTACAGTTCCACCAAGGCGGGCAGCGATCTGCTGGTGCGCGCGTGGGTCCGGTCGTTCGGGCTGGCCGCGACGATCTCCAACTGCTCGAACAACTACGGCCCGTATCAGCACATCGAGAAGTTCATCCCCCGCCAGATCACCAACGTGCTCTCGGGCGTGCGTCCCAAGCTCTATGGCGACGGCCTCAACGTGCGCGACTGGATTCACGTCGACGACCACAACGACGCCGTCTGGACCATCATCGACAAGGGTGAGATCGGCGAGACCTACCTGATCGGCGCCGACGGCGAGGTGAACAACCGCACCGTCGTGGAGACCGTCCTGGAACTGCTCGGACAACCCGCCGACGCATTCGACTTCGTCACCGATCGCCCCGGCCACGACCGCCGCTATGCCATCGACTCCACCCGCCTGCGTACCGAACTCGGCTGGCGCCCACAGTATGTGGACTTCTCAGCGGGCATCTCCGCCACCATCGACTGGTACCGCGACCACACCGACTGGTGGCAGCCGGACAAACAGGCCGTCGAACAGGGCTACGCCGCCACCGAGAAGGTCATCCGCTAG
- a CDS encoding glycosyltransferase family 2 protein, translating to MASGSTSNDDVWLVIPVYNEAQVIRKVAADAAQVFPNIVCVDDGSKDDSADEIIAAGARLVRHPVNLGQGAAIQTGVEYARVQPGARFFVTFDADGQHQVDDVVAMIERLRTEPVDIVVGTRFAEGRSESVPPLRRMALRTIVFLSPRTRRLGLTDAHNGLRAFNKTVADQLDLMMGGMSHASEFVALIDHYDWRVTEQPVTILYTDYSRAKGQSLINGVNIVADGLLHGRMRR from the coding sequence ATGGCCTCCGGTTCCACCAGCAACGATGACGTGTGGCTGGTGATACCCGTCTACAACGAGGCGCAGGTGATCCGGAAGGTGGCGGCCGACGCTGCGCAGGTCTTTCCCAACATCGTCTGCGTCGATGACGGCAGCAAGGACGACTCCGCCGACGAGATCATCGCCGCAGGCGCCCGTCTGGTGCGGCATCCCGTCAACCTCGGCCAGGGCGCCGCGATCCAGACCGGCGTCGAGTACGCGCGTGTGCAGCCGGGCGCGCGCTTCTTCGTCACCTTCGACGCCGACGGGCAGCACCAGGTCGACGACGTGGTCGCCATGATCGAACGACTCCGCACCGAGCCGGTCGACATCGTCGTCGGCACCCGGTTCGCCGAGGGACGCAGCGAATCGGTCCCGCCCCTTCGTCGAATGGCGTTGCGCACCATCGTGTTCCTCAGTCCGCGTACCCGACGTCTCGGACTCACCGACGCCCACAACGGATTACGCGCATTCAACAAGACCGTGGCCGACCAGCTCGACCTGATGATGGGCGGGATGAGTCACGCATCCGAGTTCGTCGCCCTCATCGACCACTACGACTGGCGGGTCACCGAGCAACCGGTCACCATCCTCTACACCGACTATTCGCGCGCGAAGGGACAGTCCCTGATCAACGGCGTGAACATCGTGGCCGACGGCCTGCTGCACGGCCGCATGCGGCGCTGA
- the rfbA gene encoding glucose-1-phosphate thymidylyltransferase RfbA, with product MRGIILAGGTGTRLHPITQGVSKQLVPVYDKPMIYYPLSTLMLAGIRDILIITTPQDSDAFHGLLGNGEQFGISISYVTQPSPDGLAQAFILGADHIGDDSVALVLGDNIFYGPGLGSQLQGFENVDGGAIFAYWVADPAAYGVVDFDSDGRAVALQEKPEHPRSNYAVPGLYFYDNDVVEIARDLKPSARGEYEITDINAHYLDRGKLAVKVLPRGTAWLDTGTFDSLLDAGNFVRTVEQRQGLKIAVPEEIAWRRGFIDDEDLRARAEKLRKSGYGNYLLELLDRGKGF from the coding sequence ATGCGCGGAATCATTCTCGCCGGCGGTACCGGGACCCGTCTGCACCCGATCACGCAGGGCGTCAGCAAGCAGTTGGTGCCCGTCTACGACAAGCCGATGATCTACTACCCGCTCTCGACTCTCATGCTGGCCGGTATCCGCGACATCCTCATCATCACCACCCCGCAGGACAGCGACGCGTTCCACGGGTTGCTCGGCAATGGCGAGCAGTTCGGCATCTCCATCAGCTATGTCACCCAGCCGTCGCCGGACGGGCTCGCTCAGGCCTTCATCCTCGGCGCCGATCACATCGGCGACGACTCGGTGGCACTCGTGCTGGGCGACAACATCTTCTACGGACCAGGTCTCGGCAGCCAGCTGCAGGGCTTCGAGAATGTCGACGGCGGAGCGATTTTCGCCTACTGGGTGGCCGACCCCGCCGCGTACGGCGTCGTCGACTTCGACTCTGACGGCCGAGCGGTCGCCCTGCAGGAGAAACCCGAACATCCCCGGTCCAACTATGCGGTGCCCGGACTGTACTTCTACGACAACGATGTCGTGGAGATCGCCCGTGACCTGAAACCCAGTGCCCGTGGCGAATACGAGATCACCGACATCAACGCGCACTACCTCGATCGCGGAAAGCTCGCGGTGAAGGTGCTGCCGCGCGGGACCGCGTGGCTCGATACCGGCACATTCGACTCGCTCCTCGACGCCGGCAACTTCGTCCGCACCGTCGAGCAGCGGCAGGGCCTCAAGATCGCGGTGCCCGAGGAGATCGCCTGGCGGCGGGGATTCATCGACGACGAGGATCTGCGTGCGCGTGCGGAGAAGCTCCGCAAGTCGGGTTACGGCAATTACCTGCTCGAACTGCTGGACCGTGGAAAGGGATTCTGA
- a CDS encoding glycosyltransferase family 2 protein: MPIDVMMPFYGDVAQFRQAVTSVLDQRDGDLRLVVIDDCYPDPEPREWLTSLADPRVHYLRNETNLGVNGNFRRCVELVEAEHFVVMGCDDVMLPDYLGTVRALAHDHPDAAVVAPGVEVIDDRGEVVRPLGDRIKGFLTPGASAGGSATVLGGEALATSLYHGNWTYFPSLLWRTEPVRDVGFRPGLEIVLDLALLVDLAATGGSLVHDSTVVFRYRRHEASVSSLQAVDGRRFAEENAFFAGEARRCAELGWHRAARAARLHATSRLNHLQSRVLAAAGTLRRANATP; the protein is encoded by the coding sequence GTGCCGATCGACGTGATGATGCCCTTCTACGGCGACGTCGCGCAGTTTCGGCAGGCCGTCACCAGCGTCCTGGACCAGCGTGACGGGGATCTCCGGCTGGTGGTGATCGACGACTGTTACCCGGATCCCGAGCCGCGTGAATGGTTGACGTCACTCGCGGATCCACGGGTCCACTACCTGCGCAACGAGACCAATCTCGGAGTGAACGGCAACTTTCGTCGCTGCGTCGAGTTGGTGGAGGCCGAGCATTTCGTGGTGATGGGCTGCGACGACGTGATGCTGCCCGATTACCTCGGCACCGTACGCGCGCTCGCCCACGACCACCCCGACGCCGCGGTGGTGGCGCCCGGGGTCGAGGTCATCGACGACCGCGGCGAGGTGGTGCGTCCGCTGGGCGACCGGATCAAGGGGTTTCTCACACCTGGGGCCTCGGCGGGCGGGTCGGCGACGGTGCTCGGCGGCGAGGCCCTGGCGACCAGCCTCTACCATGGCAACTGGACCTATTTCCCATCTCTGCTGTGGCGCACCGAACCGGTGCGCGACGTCGGGTTCCGTCCAGGGCTGGAGATCGTCCTCGACCTCGCACTGCTGGTGGATCTGGCCGCGACCGGTGGTTCGCTGGTCCACGACTCGACGGTGGTGTTCCGGTACCGGCGCCACGAGGCGTCGGTGAGTTCCCTACAGGCGGTCGACGGGCGGCGGTTCGCCGAGGAGAACGCGTTCTTCGCCGGTGAGGCGCGACGATGCGCCGAGCTCGGATGGCATCGCGCCGCACGTGCCGCACGTCTCCATGCGACGTCGCGGCTCAATCACCTTCAGTCGCGCGTGCTGGCCGCCGCGGGCACGCTGCGCCGGGCGAACGCGACACCGTGA
- a CDS encoding DUF2304 domain-containing protein, whose translation MIIIQILLVAAALGLVWYFITNRGNARASAGVKLLFVAFVVFGIYAMLRPNDITAVAEWVGVGRGTDLVLYCLVIAFAFTTVATYLRFRELEIRYARLARAIALQNAENQNDA comes from the coding sequence ATGATCATCATCCAGATACTCTTGGTGGCTGCCGCCCTCGGGCTGGTGTGGTACTTCATCACCAACCGCGGCAACGCGCGCGCCTCGGCGGGCGTGAAACTGCTCTTCGTGGCGTTCGTGGTGTTCGGGATCTATGCGATGCTGCGCCCCAACGACATCACCGCCGTGGCCGAATGGGTCGGCGTCGGCCGTGGCACCGACCTGGTGTTGTACTGCCTGGTGATCGCCTTCGCGTTCACGACGGTGGCGACCTATCTCCGGTTCCGCGAGTTGGAGATCCGCTATGCACGGCTCGCCCGGGCGATCGCGTTGCAGAACGCGGAGAACCAGAACGACGCCTGA